One window of the Runella slithyformis DSM 19594 genome contains the following:
- the uxuA gene encoding mannonate dehydratase, with translation MTFIHTMRWFGPNDPVSLMHIRQAGCTGIVTALHQIPVGDVWSVDAIQERIRRIEADNNRYTPLTWEVVESLPVHEDIKKGLPSREQYIENYKVSLRNLAACGIKTVCYNFMPVLDWSRTNLHYEMPDGSLALRFVWEDFAVFDLCILQRPNAEVDYTPEVREAAGRKFAAMTAEEIATLQNTVLLGLPGSNEAFELATFQGLLNNYKHIGDKELRENLYYFIQQVAPVAEEAGVNLCIHPDDPPKPLLGLPRVVSTEADLAQLMDTCKVRANGITFCTGSLGVRADNDLPKMVERFGDRIHFVHLRTTKREENPLNFHEAAHLAGDVDMYEVVKAFVVEGKRRKAKGQTDSTIPMRPDHGHQMLDDLHKTGKDKSYPGYSAIGRLKGLAELRGLEMAIERSI, from the coding sequence ATGACATTTATTCATACCATGCGTTGGTTCGGTCCAAACGACCCTGTTTCATTGATGCACATTCGTCAGGCGGGATGCACGGGTATCGTCACGGCGTTACATCAAATCCCCGTGGGAGACGTTTGGTCGGTCGACGCCATTCAAGAGCGCATTCGACGCATTGAAGCAGACAATAACCGCTACACTCCGCTGACATGGGAAGTAGTGGAAAGTCTGCCCGTGCACGAAGACATCAAAAAAGGCCTGCCGAGCCGGGAACAATACATCGAAAACTACAAAGTCTCGCTGCGTAACTTAGCGGCCTGCGGTATCAAAACGGTGTGCTATAACTTCATGCCCGTGCTGGATTGGTCACGCACCAACCTGCACTACGAAATGCCCGACGGCTCCCTGGCCCTGCGTTTTGTGTGGGAAGATTTTGCGGTGTTTGATTTATGTATTCTCCAACGCCCCAATGCCGAAGTCGATTATACCCCCGAAGTCCGGGAAGCGGCGGGGCGCAAGTTTGCCGCCATGACGGCAGAAGAGATTGCTACACTGCAAAACACGGTTCTCCTTGGCCTTCCGGGCTCCAATGAAGCCTTTGAATTGGCTACGTTTCAGGGATTATTGAATAATTATAAACACATTGGGGACAAAGAGCTACGCGAAAACCTGTATTATTTTATTCAACAGGTGGCTCCGGTAGCCGAAGAAGCAGGCGTAAATCTCTGCATCCACCCCGACGATCCACCCAAACCGCTGTTGGGATTACCGCGTGTGGTCAGTACCGAGGCCGACCTGGCGCAGTTAATGGACACCTGCAAAGTGAGAGCCAACGGCATCACGTTTTGCACGGGTTCGTTGGGCGTACGTGCCGACAATGACCTTCCCAAAATGGTCGAGCGCTTCGGCGACCGAATTCATTTTGTGCATTTACGAACAACCAAACGGGAGGAAAACCCCTTAAATTTCCACGAAGCCGCCCACTTAGCCGGCGATGTGGATATGTACGAAGTGGTAAAGGCCTTTGTGGTGGAAGGAAAGAGAAGAAAGGCAAAGGGGCAAACCGACAGTACAATTCCGATGCGCCCCGACCACGGACATCAGATGCTGGATGATCTGCACAAAACCGGAAAAGACAAATCCTATCCGGGTTATTCGGCCATTGGCCGCTTAAAAGGTTTGGCTGAATTGCGGGGTTTGGAAATGGCCATTGAAAGAAGCATTTAA
- the tnpA gene encoding IS200/IS605 family transposase, producing the protein MPYIKVWIHFVWSTKHRIPFMKTREMRQTIFSHIRENANEKGIYIDFINGYTDHVHCLVSLGIDQSMSKIMQLIKGESSFWVNKNGICDEKFEWQDEYFAVSVSESIVDRIRNYIKKQEEHHQKKTYAQEFDELIEKYGFEKFKDK; encoded by the coding sequence ATGCCCTACATCAAAGTTTGGATTCATTTTGTGTGGTCAACCAAGCATCGGATTCCCTTTATGAAAACCCGCGAGATGCGACAAACTATTTTCAGTCATATCAGAGAAAACGCCAACGAAAAAGGCATCTATATTGACTTTATCAATGGATACACCGACCATGTTCACTGCCTTGTTTCCCTTGGCATTGACCAAAGCATGAGCAAGATCATGCAGTTGATAAAAGGTGAATCTTCTTTTTGGGTCAATAAAAATGGCATTTGTGACGAAAAATTTGAGTGGCAGGATGAATATTTCGCCGTTTCTGTCTCCGAATCCATTGTAGACAGAATAAGAAATTACATCAAAAAGCAGGAAGAGCACCATCAAAAAAAGACCTATGCGCAGGAATTTGATGAATTGATTGAAAAATATGGATTTGAGAAATTCAAAGACAAATAA
- a CDS encoding DUF6807 domain-containing protein — MIYIIHLFYYMHYFKRILFFAVVVSGMEGRAQTKITAQKLNSKIDITINNNFFTSYIFSQDEKYPFFYPVNGPSNASVTSMRNGNYPHHSSLFFGCDRVNGGNYWQEGLEKGQIISLRADIIQSGGDKVVIENECIWRRPEANAPIKDFRTITITAPSKDLYQIDFDVTMETLMDVTILKTNHSLFSGRMDPDLAVINGGTMVNAEGNQAEKGTFGVKSPWIDCSGKRGDKVEGLTIMQHPSNPWYPSPWFTRDYGFFSPTPMYWPQDDKATVMKKGEKLTLRYRVLVHAGDHKTANVASLFEKYKSE, encoded by the coding sequence ATGATTTACATAATCCATTTATTCTACTACATGCATTACTTTAAACGGATTCTCTTTTTCGCAGTCGTAGTCTCAGGTATGGAGGGCCGGGCTCAAACAAAAATCACGGCCCAAAAGCTCAATTCCAAAATTGACATCACGATCAACAATAACTTTTTTACGAGTTACATTTTTTCGCAGGACGAAAAATACCCGTTTTTTTATCCCGTCAACGGACCTTCCAACGCGAGCGTGACCTCCATGCGTAATGGAAATTATCCGCACCACAGCTCATTGTTTTTTGGGTGTGACCGCGTCAACGGCGGGAATTATTGGCAGGAAGGCCTGGAAAAAGGGCAGATCATTTCACTCCGCGCTGATATTATTCAATCGGGCGGCGATAAAGTGGTGATTGAGAATGAGTGCATTTGGCGGCGGCCGGAAGCCAATGCTCCCATAAAAGATTTCCGTACCATCACCATCACGGCTCCTTCCAAAGATCTGTACCAAATTGACTTTGACGTGACCATGGAAACCCTCATGGATGTAACGATCCTGAAAACCAACCACTCGCTTTTCAGCGGACGTATGGACCCTGACCTGGCGGTCATCAACGGCGGCACCATGGTCAACGCCGAAGGAAACCAAGCCGAGAAAGGAACATTTGGCGTAAAATCACCCTGGATCGATTGCTCGGGAAAAAGAGGTGACAAAGTGGAAGGCCTCACCATCATGCAGCACCCTTCCAACCCCTGGTACCCTTCGCCGTGGTTCACCCGTGATTATGGTTTCTTCTCACCTACGCCCATGTATTGGCCGCAGGATGACAAAGCTACCGTGATGAAAAAGGGAGAAAAACTGACGTTACGGTATCGCGTATTAGTTCATGCGGGCGACCATAAAACGGCCAATGTGGCGAGTCTTTTTGAAAAATATAAAAGTGAATAA